The stretch of DNA tcttgtttaagttgttttagaagaatctaaaaaaaatcaacttaaatatctttcaaattagatttaattaaattaaaattaagttgtaaccacttaatttgaaaatactccattttaagttaatatttgaaaaaaatatcaacttaaaaaatatctaaagaatcttaataaccaattcctaaaattcctcaacttaattttgaaaattgaaattcaaaagatattcaaatttaagttgattagttagtgataactaatttttaacttaaataggaatatttaatgaaaaattcaaattaagcttcagaaagaatctagttggttataattctatatataatttaatacaagaaaatacatatagtttagcttagaataaaattctttaaactatgggtttcttaaattaatttcaaaataaatgaaattaattatgttgctaatcaattttattaggttaaactaatttaattaaccgagTACAGTTATTcgaatcaggcaaatgggccttcacaattggggtagttcatgtgagggggtgctgggttcagtatgtcgtacccacttctatgactctcaactctcacacaaggcccaaaagagaggaatttaaccttcaaatgaacaactgttattaattgaataggcccgaaactaaatgggccttaataaaatctatcaaaaactatgatattttgtttagcaacaacaacctatatgcatctataacaaaattaaacatataggctcacacaggcacacaatttggatggatcctatcatgttgctaggtcatacacagatgaaagaagattgtaaaaaattacctgttacaaattatttacttgaccaatggaaccatgagttaaaatcagatcattggatctgtcaacaagttaaccatggctatttgcaatcaagcaataataggttttataaaacttacaaacaagctaaacacatactcctgcaacaaggttagctggatagttggatgtaggatttatttaattttaaataattaaatttcgaaaaataattaaataaaaaaatatttattttcgaaacaaaataataatataataaaatataggcAGCAGATTTTGTGCCCATATGTGCAAAATACGGATTGGAATCCGTTGTACGGCAGGTGGGTCCCACCGTActtttaaatgttttttaatttttgaaattttggtggtaaCCAGTTGTTGTAGGTGTGGTTACCGGTAgggagtttatttttttaattaaaaaatagttaggTACGAAAAAGGTACAAAATAGTACTGTGTGTGTTAGTTAGAGTACAAAAAGGTACAGCAGTCTTCACTATTCCTGGCAGTTGATGGTACGAAAACACTGTAGGCAGTGGGTCCATGTTGTCGGATTGAGGCTATTTTGGTATTTTCCTTCATTCATAGGATCATATGTATTTGTGGGATGGTAATTAAGTACATTATATCGAGTACCGTGTACATTACTTGTTTTTGCGTGATGTTTAGTAAAATTAGTGTACATAATATAACGTACCGAGTACAAAATTTCACGTACCGAGTACGTTCATTTACGTTTCGTAGTATAttgtttagaaatttttttttaagtgatgaaattatttgttgttatacattgagtttttagttggtgtaattttttaattgtaaatatttcgtatattaaaaattaccacaaaaatatattttttcacctTATAAGattgagtttttttttcctaggcataatttagttgttcgtcaataataattttgagatttggTGAAGATGAGAAAATTACCTTAAACACGCCAAACATAACAAGAAGTATATAAATGTAGAATTTTTGAAGCAATAAGTAGAGTCATAAACGTTAAAACAACAATGGCTAAAAGTAGCTAGTTATAAGAATGACCATAGTAAGACTCTTGTGTGGAGGAAGGCGGTTCCGGGAAATACGCGTTGGAGTGGTCATTGAATGAGTCAGATGTTGGTTGATTGTTTGGAGGTTGTTGCCCCTGAGATCCAGTGTTATGTTGACGATTTGGGCACCGTCGATAATCATGGTCTGATGAGCGACAAATGCGACaatgtcttgagtttcttgggaTCTGCTCCCCGTTTGGTCCTTCCCTTGTATTTCCCGTACCCTTTGTTCTCACAACTTTGGGGTCTTTAATAATGTTGGGGTTGCTACGATATCTTCCAGGTTGTGGCGTGTCTCCTTCCAGATTGGAATTCAAGTCAAATTCTTCCTTGAACATTAGAGTTAGCCGTTCAAGCTCTTCCTTTGCACGGTTGTACGAGTCCTCTGATTTTGCTGCATAGAAAGTGAAGTTATAAGTCAGTGAACTGAGAGATCCAAACCTAGCCATCTCGTAAATGTGCTGTTGTGGTTGTGCTGGCGGGTTAaaatgtaggtggagatttgTCTTTGTGGATTTGCTCCATCGCTTCATGAGAAGAGAATTAGGTATTCTTCTCATGTTTAATCTTTTCATTGTAGCCCATAAATGTCTACAAGGGTACCCTTGACTTTCATAGAGCAAGCAACTACAGTGTAGTACTCGTCGGCCTTCACAGTAATGAACTCGGTATTGGACGTCCGGATGCTGAAACTTTCCAATGGTGAATATCTGCCACTCTCCTTCTTGCTCCTGACTTATGACAAAATAGTTATTCTATAAATCAAGTTGCTCAGCAACCTTGTGGTACATAGttcttgtgtagaattcagCACATTGGTTGTAGTACGTGGTCAAGCATGTAGGATTAGGTGGGTGAGGTCGAGTGCATCTGCTTTCGAAGTCATTTGCAGTCTCGTTGTATCTGAGCTTTGAGACTATCATATCTATGGTTGTTACAAATTCACGCAAGCAATAATTCTTCtctaaaattttttttagagCGGAGTTGATGGATTCGCAACATTGTGTGGTTCTCATTCCTGCAACGAATGAACCCCTTAAATAAGTTTCTGCCCATTGTTGTCTTGACTCGAATGTTGTTTGACACCATTCATTATCTGTTAGTTGTTGGGTTTGGATGACGTCTAACCATCTTGCTTCAAATTCTTCCTCCTCGTAGTAGTTGTACATGAGATCCTTAAAAGTTTTTAAGAAGATCGGATCTTTAACCTTTTTCGAAGCATTTGTATTGAGATGCCAAGCGCAGAGACGGTGCGTAACATCGGGCATGTGTTCAACGATAGCCTGTTTCATGGCCGCATCTTGGTCAGTAACTACAACATTTGGCTTCTTATCTCCATGGCATTCTAGAAATTTTTGAAGTAGCCAAGAATATGATGGAAGCTTCTCGTGGAGGAGGAGAGCAAAGCCGAAGATGCATGTGTTGAAATGGTGGTTGACGCCAATGAGAACAGTGAGGGGCTTATTGTACTCATTTGTCATGTAGGTTGTGTTAAATCCTAGTACATCCCCCAAAGCTACATAGTCCACGCGTGAGTTTCCATCTGCCCAGAATAAGTTAGCCAAGCGATTCTCCTCGTCAACCTGATAGACCACGAAGAAATTAGGATCCTTCTCTGCGAGACAATCAAGAAATCCCAGAGCCCCTTCTGAGTCCGTCTCTATCTTCTCTTCTCGCTTCGCACCAGCAGCCCTGTTGTACACATCTCGAAGttgacatggcattttctcgTAACCTCCACTTTGCAAAGAACCATGAGACATTATGTTGGCAGTTTTAATTCCTGCGGAGTTCATCGACCTAACTTGGGCAAGCAACCCATCGGACACAACTCTATATGATCTCAAAAATTGTACCTCACTCGATGAAGCCAGCTCGTGATTGTGTATTGTGCTGAACTCTTTGCATTTCCAAGTGTTACACGGTTGTGTGAGTAAAATACGCAATGCTGCATGACATCCGGTTCTAGTGACATCATGAGGTCTTTTTTTTCTTGGTGTGTTCGGTGATGCGATTTTTTTCGAACCCTCGGAACAACAAACCCACCTCCGCATTACAATGACCCCATGAGAACCCCATACATCGTCTTTCCTTGTGCTGAAACCCATATGTTTCGCGTACATTTCGTAGAATGCTTCCTATTTTTCTAGTTTGTCGAGGCTCTTGCCAAGCACGTCCTGTATTTCAATCTCATTCACTGGTTTTATCATGTTTAGTTGTGCTGTGATGGTTTCCCATTCATAAGTGTGTTCGTCATTCATGTTGGCTTGTTATTGATTTGTGAGAATTATAGATGAGGAGTAAGGTTTAGAGGGTGCTGAGGGGATTGAAATTAGATTTTGTGAGTTTAAAGGGCTGAGATAATAGGGTTGTGTGGAGTTGGTGATCTCATTTGGTGATCACATTTAAAGCtgttgggctgatattaatgggcctCTACAATATTACAATCTGAACTCAACTCCTCTCGTACGTCAGAACAGTATAATAGtacaaattgttttaatttcatTCCACATgtaattgtaaaataaggcTATTTGACGAAAAATTTAAAGGGGTGATGGTATTGAGTTGAAAGGGTTGGTGGTTGCATTTAAATAGATTGGCCTTATGTTAATGGGCCTTCACCTAAGTTTTTCAATGAGTTGAACCATTTTCGTACGTCCGAAATAAAACATTGTActtcttttgtttttgaaaaaaaatatgtaaagaaaagaagaaaattttaataaatggtTAGTTGTTCACATTTAAATCTATTGGGCTTATATTAATGGGCCTATACCAACATCTTTTAATGAATTCAACCATTCCTGTACTTTACAAAGATAACGCAGTACTATTATGAAAACTCCCTGCGTGTACACGTGTATTAAAGTGATGACATTTTTTAGTAGAATGGGTAGTTTCTcctatttatatatgttgggcATTTATATATGGGGTTTTTTCTATTTTGGGTTAATATTactttaaataaacatttatactattacaagcaaaaataaacatttatattttttttattaatttcaaaaatattattttcaaagtttcttatttacaaaaatacggtacAAAAACTCCCCTAGATGCGCAAGGAGAAGTGTGACACACATGTGGCTATGTGGGCGAGTGAGACTCACACGGGAGTGAGGGACAAAGCCTTCAGAGTTGTCTGACGCTCACAAACTGTAGCGTCAGAACACAGCAGCCGTTGCCACGTGGCGAATTCGGACAAAGTAGATTTTAACGTGTAGGGCTTCTTTTCTCAGCGCAAAACAACTAAAtgacaacacaaaaacaactaaaaaacaacttaACCATAACATATAAATCAATTAAAGTTGTTTCCAACATCTTATttcaactttaaaatattatataaaatcaagttatttttatgttgttctaTAGTTGTTATGAATTGTTATACACTACACTAGTTGCTCAATAAGTAAAAAATAGAGTTTTACATGTTAAAACAAAAACTTATATTATCTCTTATATTAAGACATGGAAAATAATAAGAGAACACAAATTATGttgattttgaattaagtgAAAAATTGATAGGAAGAGATTgtaaatatgaataaaaattacttaaattTAGTAATAACATTATTGTTGTTTTAAAGTtgtaaatatgttattttttgagaATGTTGCTTTGAGTTGTTTGTACGTTGAGTCTCAGTGGTCAAAATCTGTAGATTTccagttatttttatgtttttatatcgTTGCTAAATTGTTGTTAACAATTTAAAAAAGCCACTAACAActattatcttttttaaaatatatatataattataccaatacttgatgtagaaattaaaaatataataatagttGTTTCTTAATGtactaaaaatataaacaaattaatatatataatgttcaATATCCCGTACAAAACACATATGAAGGTCACtagataaaaatttaaaaaaatgtctaagcaaaattttttaaatgatattgcTCTTCAGCACATACAGTCAAAACCAAATACACTTCTCAATTATTAATCCATGCACAGTAGCTTTAATCTTCTTGAAAGAGTTTGGAACATTTTCTTGTACACTTTCAATATGTGTGATTTACTTCATTCTACCAAAAGAATAGAAATGAACAGAAAGCTTATTCTGATTAACTACGAAATTCATCATCACTAGAAATTAAGTTTATTGCATTCAACTGCAGCAGCAaaacaataatataaaaatggatgcatttaaaaaataacatataagcAACTTATAAACAACGCTATATcaacataattattaaaaaaactataaataaattaactaattcataaaatcaaaatgaacaaaaaataataGCAGAACAACAATACGAAAAGCTCaacttaaagaagaaaaaaagtacAATTGAATATGTCTTCTTTCTTTAGGCTAGTGAAAACTTAGTGTTTTTGAGCATTTCATCAAACACATAACATATGTGTTTTTATATATgtgcacatatatacatacacaaaaaaaatatacaaactctcatataataatatatttacagAACAAAGTTTGCAACTGAAATGACATCAAAATCAATAatctattttgaaaaaaaaatgtaacttacAAATGAATAGAAATGGACAACAAACTTATTCTAATCAACTTTGAAGTTCACCAtctttgaaaaatcaaatttttttcatTCAACTGCAGCAGGACAACAACATAAATAGTGAAGGCATttacaaaataacatataaacaaCTTATAAACAATGCCAACACAACTCTATATCAACACtatcattaaaaatttatagataAATTGACTAAATTATAAAACCAAAATGAACAAAAAATTATGCCAGAA from Cannabis sativa cultivar Pink pepper isolate KNU-18-1 chromosome 2, ASM2916894v1, whole genome shotgun sequence encodes:
- the LOC133034527 gene encoding protein FAR1-RELATED SEQUENCE 5-like codes for the protein MYAKHMGFSTRKDDVWGSHGVIVMRRWVCCSEGSKKIASPNTPRKKRPHDVTRTGCHAALRILLTQPCNTWKCKEFSTIHNHELASSSEVQFLRSYRVVSDGLLAQVRSMNSAGIKTANIMSHGSLQSGGYEKMPCQLRDVYNRAAGAKREEKIETDSEGALGFLDCLAEKDPNFFVVYQVDEENRLANLFWADGNSRVDYVALGDVLGFNTTYMTNEYNKPLTVLIGVNHHFNTCIFGFALLLHEKLPSYSWLLQKFLECHGDKKPNVVVTDQDAAMKQAIVEHMPDVTHRLCAWHLNTNASKKVKDPIFLKTFKDLMYNYYEEEEFEARWLDVIQTQQLTDNEWCQTTFESRQQWAETYLRGSFVAGMRTTQCCESINSALKKILEKNYCLREFVTTIDMIVSKLRYNETANDFESRCTRPHPPNPTCLTTYYNQCAEFYTRTMYHKVAEQLDL